Proteins from one Candidatus Desulfovibrio trichonymphae genomic window:
- a CDS encoding MlaE family ABC transporter permease, which translates to MSLPYNCGADALARAGCSGYYIIIMQSNPQEVAAHASVQAETRKQGRLLRVSVCGRWCMGDNLPAEAHFVLQRFTDARVRELSLDADDLNQWDTSLLVFLVRVIRTARKRGLTVNLNLPEGLTRLLSLALSAPAGADVIRRQTDETFLSALGGRVFALLPDLADFFYFLGEIVASFQRLVRGQSHMRLQDLMEVVHECGVRALPIVSLTSLLFGLILAFVGWVQLTQFGAQVYVAGLVGIGMLRIMGAMMVGVVMSGRIGAAYAALTGAMQVNEEVDALSAAGIYPVDFLVLPRVLALTAMTPLLTLYADIMGIAGGYLVGVTMMGLNPYEYLNATVQMTPFRHVLVGLVYGTFFGVIIALSGCFHGMRCGRSAGAVGLAVTTAVVHALVGIIVATAVITVVCTVLGV; encoded by the coding sequence TTGTCGTTGCCCTATAATTGCGGCGCGGACGCGCTTGCGCGTGCAGGATGCTCAGGCTATTATATTATCATAATGCAATCAAATCCGCAGGAAGTGGCAGCGCATGCGTCTGTGCAGGCAGAGACCCGCAAACAGGGCCGCCTTCTGCGTGTCAGCGTGTGCGGTCGGTGGTGTATGGGAGACAATTTGCCGGCAGAGGCACACTTTGTTCTGCAACGCTTTACGGATGCGCGTGTGCGGGAGCTGAGTCTGGACGCGGATGACTTGAACCAGTGGGACACGAGCCTGCTCGTATTTCTTGTGCGCGTCATCAGGACAGCGCGCAAGCGCGGTCTCACCGTGAATCTCAATTTGCCAGAAGGTCTCACGCGGCTTTTGTCCTTGGCCTTGTCCGCTCCTGCGGGGGCGGACGTCATCAGGCGGCAAACAGACGAGACGTTTTTATCAGCTCTTGGGGGGCGGGTTTTTGCCCTTCTCCCCGATCTTGCCGATTTTTTTTATTTTTTGGGGGAAATCGTCGCTTCATTTCAGCGTCTTGTACGCGGGCAGTCTCATATGCGACTGCAGGATCTCATGGAAGTCGTGCACGAATGCGGTGTGCGGGCGCTGCCTATTGTTTCGCTCACAAGTCTGCTCTTTGGTCTGATTCTGGCTTTTGTCGGGTGGGTGCAGTTAACACAGTTCGGCGCGCAAGTCTATGTTGCAGGACTTGTCGGCATAGGCATGCTGCGCATTATGGGCGCCATGATGGTTGGTGTGGTCATGTCCGGACGGATTGGAGCGGCCTATGCTGCCCTGACAGGCGCAATGCAGGTAAATGAAGAGGTGGACGCTCTCTCCGCAGCCGGCATTTATCCTGTGGATTTTCTGGTTTTGCCGCGTGTGCTCGCCTTGACTGCCATGACGCCGTTGCTGACGCTGTATGCCGACATCATGGGCATAGCCGGCGGCTATTTGGTGGGCGTTACGATGATGGGGCTGAACCCGTATGAATATCTCAACGCCACTGTTCAGATGACGCCTTTCAGGCACGTTCTTGTCGGCCTTGTTTACGGAACGTTTTTTGGCGTTATCATCGCGCTGTCCGGCTGTTTTCACGGCATGCGTTGCGGGCGTAGCGCCGGAGCTGTGGGACTTGCCGTGACAACGGCGGTTGTGCATGCTCTTGTAGGGATTATTGTGGCAACGGCCGTGATAACTGTTGTCTGCACCGTGCTGGGGGTGTAG
- a CDS encoding MFS transporter codes for MDDAKNRRHISVFALVTALCLMGDSMLYTVLPVYFQQAGLTSLWEVGALLSVNRLVRLPLNPFIGRLYSRISERTGVCIAMLLGILTTLSYGFLQGLVWWVLARCVWGLAWSLLRLGSLFCILKISTPTTRGLYNGLYRLGSLAGMLGGGCWRTWSACASVP; via the coding sequence ATGGATGATGCAAAAAACAGACGACATATCAGTGTATTCGCGCTTGTCACCGCCCTGTGCCTGATGGGCGATTCCATGCTCTACACTGTGCTGCCCGTGTATTTTCAACAGGCCGGTCTGACCTCGTTGTGGGAGGTGGGGGCCCTGCTCTCGGTCAACCGCCTGGTGCGACTTCCCCTCAACCCTTTCATCGGACGCCTGTATTCCCGTATCAGTGAACGCACGGGCGTCTGCATCGCGATGCTGCTCGGCATACTGACCACCCTTTCTTACGGCTTCCTGCAGGGCCTTGTCTGGTGGGTGTTGGCCCGTTGCGTCTGGGGTCTTGCCTGGTCCCTGCTGCGCCTCGGCTCTCTGTTCTGTATCCTGAAAATCTCCACACCGACGACACGAGGCCTGTACAACGGCTTGTACCGCCTGGGGAGCCTCGCCGGCATGCTCGGGGGAGGATGCTGGCGGACATGGTCGGCCTGCGCTTCTGTGCCGTAG
- a CDS encoding Ldh family oxidoreductase has product MPTRPPPWPRGEGEGAFSARTRWPSGGVRDCGEPVVIDLSLSVVARGKVMLARQCGEKLPPGWALDVDGRETTDPDAALAGTMTPLGGAKGAALAMMVEILAATLTGSSHASEASSLFDAHGPPPNLG; this is encoded by the coding sequence TTGCCAACTCGCCCGCCGCCATGGCCCCGTGGGGAGGGAGAAGGCGCGTTTTCGGCACGAACCCGTTGGCCTTCGGGGGGTGTCCGCGACTGCGGGGAGCCTGTCGTCATTGACCTTTCTTTGAGCGTTGTCGCGCGCGGCAAAGTCATGCTTGCCAGACAGTGCGGAGAAAAGCTGCCTCCCGGCTGGGCGTTGGACGTCGATGGCCGTGAGACCACAGACCCGGACGCGGCCCTTGCGGGCACTATGACGCCGCTGGGCGGGGCCAAGGGCGCGGCTTTGGCCATGATGGTGGAAATATTGGCCGCAACGCTCACCGGGTCGAGCCACGCGTCCGAGGCCAGTTCACTTTTTGACGCGCATGGGCCGCCGCCCAATTTGGGGTAG
- a CDS encoding TIGR03960 family B12-binding radical SAM protein: protein MRELLPLLPKPSRYAGIEEGACHKNADAVNLRIALAFPDTYEVGMSYLGQKILYSIVNSCPRWLAERVMAPEREAAAVLRAHKAPLCTLESDTPLKNLHCVAFSVTHELCYTNILYMLDLAAIPLRTANRPEDMTACPLVIAGGGALLSAEALAPFMDIMVLGDGEESLPDVLRLLETAMENSWGRSRLLRETRLVSGVYVPSLFGPSASPCGPPTPLFADHARPSRRIVADLNTAPYPVKQITPVGAVHNRLTLEIARGCTRGCRFCHAGMVYRPVRERSVPGVMTLVRDCLKETGFDEISFLALSAGDFSALKTLCRNALDHCAAEQVSLSLPSLRVGSIDDEILERMAELRRTGCTLAPEAGSQRLRDVINKGVSEEDLLLHAQKLLEHGWRQVKLYFMIGLPTETDEDIAAIAELCRKVRDAAGCGAPRMQVTAAVSPFVPKPFTPFQWEAQISSEEMSRRINLLRDIFRGQKCLKLRWHEPAMSRLEGILSRADRRMADVVEKAFHKGAVFCSWADSFDLAPWLAALEESGLDAEAFTGPRTPGAPLAWSHLEAGISENFLLRERARALREKISGDCRYNVCRQCGACDTKAGPSRLPRVGTNAHANRLVFPMRDQDAYLPARDAEGRLICRARANRPPQIAATLTVKAATYRIWHSKTEDCAFLSQLELQAVLDRALRHAALPSAFSQGFHPLPLLSFGRALPVGVQSLAEWFVITLRTALAPETVAQRLSPVLPPGMDVIRVEKFIKSRRTELASKEKFSLSLHACEDDNPAARCFEQFAALDAFTYLRKTKNGLRSTNIRPILHSWESAPPDTAQNQQPRRGGATVTFTADWRTVYLSPLAFCLAILKPLGREDALRLRVRLTKTAQIFAGADVPAPNL from the coding sequence ATGCGCGAACTCCTCCCCCTGCTGCCCAAACCCAGCCGCTACGCCGGCATTGAAGAAGGCGCCTGCCACAAAAATGCGGATGCCGTGAATCTGCGCATCGCTCTGGCCTTTCCCGACACCTATGAAGTGGGCATGTCCTACCTCGGGCAGAAGATACTGTACAGCATAGTCAACAGCTGTCCCCGCTGGCTGGCTGAACGGGTCATGGCACCGGAACGCGAAGCAGCCGCCGTCCTGCGCGCCCATAAGGCCCCCCTGTGCACGCTGGAATCCGACACCCCACTGAAAAACCTGCACTGCGTCGCTTTTTCCGTCACTCACGAGCTATGCTACACCAATATTCTGTATATGCTTGATCTGGCCGCCATTCCCCTGCGCACAGCAAACCGCCCTGAAGACATGACGGCCTGCCCGCTGGTTATCGCCGGCGGCGGCGCGCTGCTCTCCGCCGAAGCGCTGGCCCCGTTCATGGACATCATGGTTCTGGGTGACGGGGAGGAAAGCCTGCCCGATGTACTGCGATTGCTGGAAACAGCGATGGAGAACAGCTGGGGCAGAAGCCGTCTTTTGCGCGAAACACGGCTTGTGTCCGGCGTGTACGTGCCCTCGCTTTTCGGCCCGTCGGCAAGCCCCTGCGGCCCGCCGACGCCCCTTTTTGCCGACCATGCCCGCCCTTCGCGCCGCATTGTGGCTGATCTGAACACGGCCCCATACCCCGTGAAACAAATAACGCCCGTCGGCGCCGTACACAACCGCCTTACGCTCGAAATAGCGCGGGGCTGCACGCGGGGCTGCCGCTTTTGCCATGCGGGCATGGTCTACCGCCCGGTGCGGGAACGCTCTGTGCCCGGCGTCATGACCCTAGTGCGCGATTGTCTCAAAGAAACAGGCTTTGATGAAATTTCCTTTCTTGCGTTGAGCGCCGGCGATTTTTCCGCCCTCAAGACACTCTGCCGCAACGCGCTGGACCACTGCGCCGCCGAACAGGTGAGCCTTTCCCTTCCCTCTTTGCGCGTGGGATCCATTGACGACGAAATTCTGGAACGCATGGCCGAGCTGCGCCGCACAGGCTGCACCCTTGCCCCGGAGGCCGGCAGCCAGCGTCTGCGCGACGTCATCAACAAGGGCGTGAGCGAAGAAGACCTGCTTTTGCACGCGCAAAAACTGCTGGAGCACGGCTGGCGGCAGGTCAAACTCTATTTTATGATCGGTCTGCCGACGGAAACGGACGAAGACATTGCCGCCATAGCCGAATTATGCCGCAAGGTACGCGACGCGGCGGGCTGCGGTGCGCCCCGCATGCAGGTGACGGCCGCCGTGTCGCCCTTTGTACCCAAGCCATTCACCCCGTTTCAGTGGGAAGCGCAGATATCTTCCGAAGAAATGAGCCGGAGAATCAACCTTCTGCGCGACATCTTCAGGGGGCAGAAATGCCTGAAGCTGCGCTGGCATGAACCGGCCATGAGCCGGCTGGAAGGCATTTTGTCCCGCGCGGACCGCCGCATGGCGGACGTGGTGGAAAAGGCCTTTCACAAGGGCGCCGTATTTTGCAGTTGGGCGGACAGCTTTGACCTTGCACCCTGGCTCGCGGCGCTTGAAGAATCCGGCCTTGACGCGGAAGCCTTCACAGGGCCGCGCACGCCCGGCGCGCCGCTTGCCTGGAGCCATCTGGAGGCCGGCATTTCTGAAAATTTTCTGTTGCGGGAACGCGCCCGCGCTCTCAGGGAAAAAATTTCCGGGGATTGCCGCTACAATGTCTGCCGCCAGTGCGGCGCCTGCGACACCAAAGCGGGGCCCTCCCGTCTGCCGCGCGTCGGAACGAACGCGCACGCGAACCGTCTTGTTTTTCCCATGCGCGATCAGGACGCCTACCTGCCCGCCCGCGACGCCGAAGGTCGGCTGATCTGCCGCGCGCGCGCAAATCGCCCGCCGCAAATCGCCGCCACCCTGACCGTCAAGGCCGCAACCTACCGCATATGGCACAGTAAAACAGAGGACTGTGCCTTTTTAAGCCAGTTGGAACTTCAGGCCGTTTTGGACCGAGCCCTGCGCCACGCGGCCCTGCCGTCGGCTTTTTCCCAGGGTTTTCACCCGCTGCCGCTGCTTTCTTTCGGCCGCGCCCTGCCGGTCGGCGTACAAAGTCTTGCCGAATGGTTTGTCATCACGCTGCGCACGGCCCTTGCTCCCGAGACGGTGGCGCAACGCCTTTCCCCCGTGCTTCCTCCAGGCATGGACGTTATTCGCGTGGAAAAATTTATCAAAAGCCGCCGTACCGAACTCGCCTCCAAGGAAAAATTTTCACTCAGCCTGCACGCCTGTGAGGACGACAACCCGGCCGCGCGGTGTTTCGAACAGTTTGCCGCGCTGGACGCCTTTACCTATTTGCGCAAGACAAAAAACGGGCTGCGCTCAACGAACATACGGCCGATTCTCCACAGTTGGGAGAGCGCCCCGCCGGACACGGCGCAAAACCAACAACCGCGGCGCGGCGGCGCGACCGTGACATTTACGGCGGACTGGCGTACGGTGTATCTGTCGCCTCTGGCCTTTTGCCTTGCGATTCTTAAGCCCTTGGGACGGGAAGACGCATTGCGTTTACGTGTGCGCCTCACCAAAACAGCGCAAATTTTCGCAGGCGCGGACGTGCCCGCGCCGAACCTGTAA
- a CDS encoding tripartite tricarboxylate transporter substrate binding protein — MKTRFFTAAALAAALLLSLTNGAAYAEYPDKPVNMIIAFSAGGSSDVQARIMQKYWDKLVPQQWTFVYKPGAGGAIGFGEIAMAKKDGYTIGGINIPHLIIQAVTQKAQFKLADFDYICQVVNDPQCVVVRKDSALKSVKEMFDYAKANPGKLKVGLVGPNSGHHLMYFDVQKKVGFPVTEVFYKGAADQNVALLGGEVDVVFGNLNDVMRSLEEMCVLALAGEKRNDFLPDVPTLRDEGFDIVSDIRRAFVAPSGIPAGHLAFLRDAFKKICTNPDYLKDMKIAGQPAEYLDGEALLRHMQSLDADIKAAFAKK, encoded by the coding sequence ATGAAAACGCGTTTTTTTACGGCAGCTGCCTTGGCGGCAGCCCTGTTGCTGTCTTTGACGAACGGCGCGGCCTATGCCGAATATCCCGACAAGCCCGTCAACATGATCATCGCCTTCAGCGCCGGCGGATCAAGCGACGTGCAGGCCCGCATCATGCAGAAATACTGGGATAAACTCGTCCCGCAACAGTGGACCTTTGTCTACAAGCCCGGCGCCGGCGGTGCTATCGGTTTCGGCGAAATCGCCATGGCGAAAAAAGACGGTTACACCATCGGCGGCATCAACATTCCGCATCTGATCATCCAGGCTGTCACGCAAAAAGCGCAGTTCAAACTGGCTGATTTTGACTACATCTGTCAGGTGGTCAATGACCCGCAGTGTGTTGTAGTGCGCAAGGACAGCGCCCTGAAAAGCGTCAAGGAAATGTTTGATTACGCAAAGGCCAATCCCGGCAAGCTCAAGGTCGGGCTTGTCGGCCCGAACAGCGGGCACCATCTGATGTATTTCGACGTGCAAAAGAAGGTCGGCTTTCCTGTCACGGAAGTGTTTTACAAGGGTGCCGCAGACCAGAACGTGGCTCTGCTCGGTGGAGAGGTTGACGTAGTGTTCGGCAATCTGAACGACGTCATGCGCAGCCTTGAAGAGATGTGCGTGCTTGCCCTTGCCGGTGAAAAGCGCAACGACTTTCTGCCTGACGTGCCCACGCTGCGGGACGAAGGCTTTGACATCGTGTCCGACATACGCCGCGCCTTTGTAGCGCCCAGCGGCATTCCCGCCGGACACCTTGCCTTTTTACGCGACGCGTTCAAAAAGATATGCACAAACCCCGACTATCTCAAAGACATGAAAATAGCCGGGCAGCCGGCCGAATATCTGGACGGCGAGGCATTGCTCAGGCACATGCAGTCGCTGGACGCGGACATCAAGGCCGCGTTCGCGAAAAAATAA
- a CDS encoding PqiC family protein: protein MARRTLFLLVMLLVACSRSTPVAYYLLEGSVTPVKADSLPAKSLRVARVVVPEYLDRNGIVYRVAGKARLMVAQFDVWAEPLGQGVRRVVREELAPRLFANGITVTAADDEGGDMVLFLDVQRLDGTLAGKTHIETRWTLKNKHDEILCQGVYADEETAHGNACDDFVRAQSALVCRMAEHLAGIVSSIPVKEK from the coding sequence ATGGCGCGCCGGACGTTATTTTTGCTTGTTATGCTGCTTGTCGCGTGCAGCCGCAGCACGCCTGTGGCGTACTATCTGCTGGAGGGTTCCGTGACTCCCGTAAAAGCCGACAGTCTGCCGGCGAAGAGTCTGCGCGTTGCCCGTGTTGTCGTTCCGGAATATCTGGATCGTAACGGCATTGTGTATCGCGTTGCCGGGAAAGCGCGTCTTATGGTAGCGCAGTTCGATGTCTGGGCTGAACCGTTGGGTCAGGGCGTACGCCGCGTTGTGCGGGAAGAACTTGCCCCGCGTCTTTTTGCCAACGGCATTACCGTGACGGCTGCAGATGATGAGGGCGGCGATATGGTTCTTTTTCTGGACGTGCAGCGCCTTGACGGCACATTGGCCGGTAAGACGCATATAGAAACACGCTGGACGTTGAAAAACAAACATGATGAAATTCTTTGTCAAGGTGTGTATGCAGATGAGGAAACAGCGCACGGCAATGCTTGTGATGATTTCGTCCGGGCGCAGAGCGCGCTGGTATGTCGTATGGCCGAACATTTGGCCGGGATTGTGTCGTCGATACCGGTGAAGGAGAAATGA
- a CDS encoding tripartite tricarboxylate transporter permease: protein MNDFILPVLANLCDPLNIFLMVAGLAGGIIIGALPGLTATMGVALMVPVTFAMDATSGLIMLGAIYAGAIYGGSNAACLICTPGTPSSVATTFDGWPMCQSGRADKALITSLLSSSFGGTVGNVFLLCLAAPLARFALKFGGPESFWLCLFGLSTIAVMSSGNMLKGLVSGAIGMLVATVGLDPHAALPRFTFEYYPLIQGVEVIPAMIGLFSFSQVLYLIGSYKPFIATYNPNKGAFGQVVRELAGKCKVVLLRSSVIGTLVGMLPGAGGEIAAIIAYNETKRWDRNPDRFGTGVIEGVASSESSNNAVIGGSLIPMLTLGIPGSAVAAVILGALLAKGIQPGFKVFTVTGDLAYTFIMSQFVVNLLMIPIGLLLIKLLVRLLSIRLTFVAIGIVMLSVIGSYAIRNSMLDIWIVLIFGLLGYFCNRVKLDTGAMALGIILGPMIEENFGKCVGLSKASGGSVIQVFLESPIALLLIGFTLLSLVTPLLLDWKRKRAAAEGQDTGAAGVGVSGAANVAAGIFSLAVSAAFYTQLGELEGVGKSYPLLILCFITLVGGYVLLHGLNQRCKSAGGAPQNDGEPVAYRRVAFIAAASVVYVVLIPILGFYAVSAVFLFGSAMLLNDSQTSPFRAACLLTVIMCTVVWAGFAKLLNIPTPEGLLF, encoded by the coding sequence ATGAATGACTTTATCCTGCCCGTCCTCGCGAATCTTTGCGATCCGCTGAATATTTTTTTGATGGTAGCAGGTCTTGCCGGAGGAATTATCATAGGTGCCTTGCCCGGCCTGACCGCCACCATGGGCGTCGCGCTCATGGTGCCCGTCACCTTCGCCATGGACGCGACAAGCGGCCTGATCATGCTGGGGGCCATCTACGCCGGCGCAATTTACGGCGGCTCCAATGCGGCCTGTCTCATCTGCACGCCCGGCACACCCTCTTCCGTCGCCACCACCTTTGACGGCTGGCCCATGTGTCAGTCCGGCAGAGCGGACAAGGCGCTGATCACGTCGTTGCTGTCTTCCTCTTTCGGCGGTACTGTCGGCAACGTCTTTCTGTTGTGTCTGGCCGCGCCGCTGGCCCGTTTCGCCCTCAAGTTCGGGGGGCCCGAATCTTTCTGGCTGTGTCTGTTCGGCCTGTCCACCATTGCCGTCATGTCTTCTGGCAATATGCTCAAGGGCCTTGTGTCTGGCGCCATAGGCATGCTGGTGGCCACAGTGGGGCTTGACCCCCACGCGGCGTTGCCGCGTTTCACGTTTGAGTATTATCCGCTGATCCAGGGCGTGGAAGTAATACCAGCCATGATCGGCCTCTTTTCCTTTTCACAGGTGCTCTATCTGATAGGGAGCTACAAGCCCTTTATCGCAACGTATAACCCGAACAAGGGCGCGTTCGGCCAAGTCGTGCGCGAGCTCGCCGGCAAATGCAAGGTGGTGCTCCTCCGTTCTTCCGTCATCGGCACACTGGTCGGCATGTTGCCCGGAGCAGGCGGCGAAATAGCCGCGATTATCGCCTACAATGAAACCAAGCGCTGGGACAGGAATCCTGACCGTTTCGGAACGGGCGTCATCGAAGGGGTGGCTTCCAGCGAGAGCTCGAACAACGCCGTTATCGGCGGTTCGCTCATTCCCATGCTCACGCTGGGCATTCCAGGCAGCGCGGTGGCCGCCGTCATTCTGGGCGCGCTGCTTGCCAAGGGCATACAGCCCGGCTTCAAGGTGTTCACGGTTACCGGCGATCTGGCCTACACGTTCATTATGTCGCAGTTCGTCGTCAATCTGCTCATGATTCCCATAGGCCTGCTGCTCATCAAACTGCTTGTGCGCCTGCTCAGCATACGCCTGACCTTCGTCGCCATCGGCATCGTGATGCTCTCCGTCATCGGATCCTACGCCATACGCAATAGCATGCTGGATATCTGGATTGTCCTGATTTTCGGCCTGCTGGGTTACTTCTGCAACAGGGTCAAGTTGGACACCGGCGCCATGGCCCTAGGCATCATTCTCGGCCCCATGATTGAGGAAAATTTTGGCAAATGCGTCGGTCTTTCCAAGGCTTCCGGCGGCTCGGTCATCCAGGTGTTTCTGGAAAGCCCCATCGCCCTGTTGCTCATCGGCTTTACCCTGCTTTCACTGGTGACGCCCCTTTTGCTGGACTGGAAGCGTAAGCGCGCCGCGGCCGAAGGGCAGGACACCGGCGCTGCCGGCGTGGGGGTTTCCGGCGCCGCCAATGTGGCCGCCGGGATTTTCTCCCTGGCAGTCTCGGCCGCTTTTTACACGCAACTGGGCGAACTGGAAGGCGTCGGCAAAAGCTATCCGCTGCTTATCCTGTGCTTTATCACTCTTGTGGGGGGGTATGTGCTGCTCCACGGTCTGAATCAAAGGTGCAAGAGCGCGGGCGGTGCGCCGCAGAACGACGGGGAGCCTGTGGCGTACCGCCGTGTGGCGTTCATCGCCGCGGCCTCCGTCGTCTATGTGGTTCTCATTCCCATCCTGGGATTCTATGCGGTGAGCGCTGTTTTCCTTTTCGGATCGGCCATGCTGCTCAACGACTCGCAGACTTCGCCATTCAGGGCGGCCTGCCTGTTGACGGTGATCATGTGTACTGTCGTCTGGGCCGGCTTTGCCAAACTGCTGAATATTCCGACCCCGGAAGGGCTGCTGTTCTAA
- a CDS encoding MlaD family protein, which translates to MNAQRYKTAVGAFVLGGFVLFVAGLFLLSTRRFFSDDTEYVLYFDGSVNGLSIGAPVVFRGVPMGSVTHINLVADEQKQNVAIPVFIRIDEKTIMRNDSVAGVTENFEQEMVRRMVDRGMRARLQLQSFVTGKYCIELDFHPETTPLYRSTTPELEIPTVPSPIDALQRALAKVPLEQILHSLDVVLNDLVLALSDGKLKQGIAAFADTFTQTQKLLQNGEMIKTANDALTQIDGAARIVREQTPEAMKAFREAMRALAETVAQLRHVANSAEALVRRDSPTVHDLHRLLQEGTSAARSLRNLADMLEHNPEVLVRGKKP; encoded by the coding sequence ATGAATGCACAGCGGTATAAAACGGCTGTAGGCGCTTTTGTGCTGGGTGGCTTTGTCCTTTTTGTCGCGGGTCTATTTTTGCTCAGCACAAGACGTTTTTTCAGTGATGACACGGAATATGTGCTCTATTTTGATGGTTCGGTGAACGGGCTTTCCATCGGCGCGCCAGTTGTTTTTCGCGGCGTGCCCATGGGCAGCGTCACGCATATCAATCTTGTGGCTGATGAGCAGAAGCAGAATGTGGCCATACCTGTGTTTATTCGCATTGATGAAAAAACCATTATGCGCAACGACAGTGTGGCCGGCGTTACAGAAAATTTTGAGCAGGAAATGGTGCGCCGAATGGTGGACCGTGGCATGCGCGCGCGCTTGCAATTGCAGAGCTTTGTTACCGGCAAGTATTGCATTGAGCTGGATTTTCATCCGGAAACCACGCCCTTGTATCGTTCTACCACTCCTGAACTGGAAATTCCTACTGTTCCTTCGCCCATTGACGCGTTGCAGCGCGCGCTGGCAAAGGTGCCGCTTGAGCAGATACTGCATTCTCTGGATGTTGTTCTGAACGATCTTGTTCTGGCCTTGTCTGACGGGAAACTTAAGCAGGGGATAGCCGCCTTTGCCGACACGTTTACGCAGACGCAAAAGCTTTTGCAAAACGGCGAGATGATCAAAACTGCAAACGACGCCCTGACGCAGATTGATGGTGCTGCCCGCATTGTGCGCGAACAAACGCCCGAAGCCATGAAAGCCTTTCGCGAAGCCATGCGCGCTCTGGCTGAGACGGTCGCACAACTGCGTCACGTTGCTAATTCTGCGGAAGCTCTTGTGCGGCGGGATTCGCCGACTGTGCATGACTTGCATCGTCTGTTGCAGGAAGGAACATCCGCAGCACGCTCTCTGCGCAATTTGGCCGACATGCTGGAACACAACCCCGAAGTCTTAGTGCGGGGCAAAAAGCCTTGA
- a CDS encoding Ldh family oxidoreductase, with protein MEALLDAELDGISSHGLSRLPFYADRAMYGKVRANAVPVTTNPALGVVLGDACNGFAFPAINAGLDAAFARVAEQRASVRWVSGARTTAAFWGILWKK; from the coding sequence GTGGAAGCCTTGCTTGACGCCGAGCTTGACGGCATATCCTCACACGGCCTTTCCCGTCTGCCTTTTTACGCCGATCGGGCAATGTACGGCAAAGTGCGCGCGAACGCCGTTCCTGTGACGACAAACCCGGCTCTCGGCGTTGTGCTGGGTGACGCCTGTAACGGTTTTGCTTTTCCGGCCATAAACGCCGGTCTGGATGCGGCGTTTGCGCGCGTAGCGGAGCAGAGGGCGTCTGTTCGCTGGGTGTCAGGCGCTCGCACCACTGCGGCGTTCTGGGGCATTTTGTGGAAAAAATAG
- a CDS encoding ABC transporter ATP-binding protein gives MLQQECEVRICTRDLQVGFGGRVLMRHVSFDVRAGEIFCIMGVSGSGKSSLLRVLMGLKAPQAGRIFYGDTDFWGGDQEARRNVMRRVGVLFQNGALWSSMTLAENVGLLLQQYTELEEQEIREQALLKLALTGLAGFEDYYPSEISGGMRKRAGLARALALDPQILFLDEPSAGLDPVSGRMLDDLILELRETLNTSCVIVSHELQSIFAIADNSVYLDVQSRSVTAAGRPADLARDPKTEVNARHFLTRGKV, from the coding sequence ATGCTTCAGCAAGAGTGCGAAGTCAGGATATGCACGCGCGATCTGCAGGTGGGGTTTGGCGGCCGCGTGCTCATGCGCCATGTCAGCTTTGACGTGCGCGCAGGAGAAATTTTTTGTATTATGGGAGTGTCCGGATCAGGCAAGAGCTCATTGTTGCGCGTGCTCATGGGCTTGAAAGCGCCACAGGCGGGACGGATTTTTTACGGTGATACGGATTTCTGGGGGGGAGACCAAGAGGCGCGGCGCAACGTCATGCGCCGCGTAGGCGTGCTTTTTCAGAACGGCGCGTTATGGAGTTCAATGACGCTGGCGGAAAATGTAGGACTTTTGCTGCAACAGTATACGGAGTTGGAGGAACAGGAAATCCGTGAGCAGGCTTTGTTGAAGCTGGCGTTGACGGGTCTCGCCGGCTTTGAGGATTATTATCCCTCAGAAATCAGCGGCGGTATGCGCAAACGGGCCGGGCTGGCGCGGGCGCTGGCATTGGATCCGCAGATTCTTTTTCTGGATGAGCCTTCTGCCGGGTTGGATCCTGTGAGCGGGCGTATGCTGGATGATTTGATTTTGGAGCTGCGTGAAACGTTGAACACAAGTTGTGTGATTGTTTCTCATGAATTGCAGAGTATTTTTGCCATTGCTGACAACAGTGTCTATCTGGACGTACAAAGCCGTTCAGTAACCGCCGCCGGCAGGCCGGCTGATCTTGCGCGTGATCCTAAAACGGAAGTCAACGCCCGACATTTTCTGACACGGGGAAAAGTATGA